Proteins encoded together in one Candidatus Neomarinimicrobiota bacterium window:
- a CDS encoding DEAD/DEAH box helicase, with product MDKTLINTFRKTPSYTALLNRLIHDKQIRAESQITSFIALLSRAFLEDGLFPVLLVDTERKSEKMLEACLSFFPEETVAWLPFYDYGTELYNTARFENHFAHYASLLTQNKLSCIITSPDLLKHSVQNPAAPTIPSLSLFEDQSVSFSWLVHRLSKMGYERTELVEHPGEFCVRGGIVDVYPYGSPLPCRLEFFGDTLESIRAFNPDSQLSVKEEKHLRLFPSSASFSPRSPFVTQLTEKCVLMNFSALPFLQKYSLLSITFSSVSDEESFKVLSLPPFLADLSRDSKILQFVQNLNTVYIFWQSTLLKDQLKDLLESENNVRFIRGSLPDSFLLKDIRAAFINDNYFFQKEHLFNPDAPFIPDVERVPRRDVLKYGDAVIHVDYGIGIYLGTRFADGDEQLILEYDHEDRVYLPVRHIDKIYRFSEAHAHPPRPDSLKRKTWEPKKQRVKKSVVHMADELLKLYRKRVSKQGFAMEGEPASESELTLSFPWSETRDQDFAIKTVKEDMAKPVIMDRLICGDVGFGKTEVAIRAAFRAVISGYQVAVLVPTTILSIQHYETFRERLSPMGVSVDILNRFRTEREFKTIRESVVQGKTDILIGTHRILSNKLFFNNLGLLIIDEEHRFGVRHKEKIQSIRANVDVLALSATPIPRTLQLSLSGIRDILRIDTPPKERIPIYTKIIHWDSALIRQVLRDELKRGGQILVVENNIRELAALTRNLELLVPEAKIRFAHGQLTGKTLENQLIDFHHHKYDILVSTTIIESGIDIPNANTLIVMNAHRFGLSQLYQLRGRVGRSFRKAYAYLVIPRHRHINTEAMQRLKALEYYTDLGSGYHIALRDLELRGAGNLFGTEQSGHIDQVGYSYFMKLLTDEIELRTRRKSPLKTQPDISLPIRAFLPETYIPSGTIRLELYQSVAAAENSEDLRMLHKELTDRFGPPPREAVNLLQLRSLYLLARRLGIVAITQHHKYTSLVFNPDIPHETLQKIALAIIPHLKDLNISHSFHTKGNFSVRIYLDNGKEPEVLKMLLESVTNKNKFEF from the coding sequence ATGGATAAGACTCTGATAAATACATTCCGGAAAACACCGTCCTATACGGCGCTGTTGAACCGCTTGATTCATGATAAACAAATACGAGCAGAATCTCAGATTACCTCATTTATTGCCTTACTTTCTCGGGCTTTTCTGGAGGATGGCCTCTTTCCGGTTTTACTTGTCGATACCGAACGGAAATCTGAAAAAATGCTGGAAGCCTGCCTTTCCTTTTTCCCCGAAGAGACCGTTGCCTGGCTCCCTTTTTATGATTACGGCACGGAACTCTATAACACCGCCCGTTTTGAAAATCATTTTGCCCACTACGCTTCTCTTCTTACCCAAAACAAGCTCTCCTGCATTATCACCTCTCCAGATCTCCTGAAACACTCTGTACAAAATCCCGCCGCTCCCACGATTCCAAGTCTCTCGCTGTTTGAAGACCAATCTGTTTCTTTTAGCTGGCTTGTCCACCGCCTGTCAAAGATGGGATATGAACGGACCGAGCTGGTGGAACATCCTGGAGAATTCTGCGTCCGTGGCGGTATCGTCGATGTGTATCCCTACGGCTCACCCTTACCTTGCAGGCTGGAATTTTTTGGAGATACGCTTGAATCAATCCGTGCTTTCAATCCCGATTCCCAACTCTCTGTCAAAGAGGAAAAACACCTTCGGCTTTTTCCCTCTTCTGCTTCCTTTTCTCCCCGCTCCCCCTTTGTCACCCAATTGACCGAAAAGTGCGTTCTCATGAATTTTTCTGCCCTGCCTTTCCTCCAAAAATATTCCCTTTTATCCATTACCTTTTCATCCGTTTCAGATGAAGAATCCTTTAAGGTTCTTTCCCTGCCACCCTTTCTGGCCGATCTGTCACGCGATTCTAAAATCCTCCAATTTGTTCAGAACCTGAATACTGTTTACATCTTCTGGCAAAGCACACTTTTGAAAGATCAGTTGAAAGATCTTCTCGAGTCTGAAAACAACGTCCGCTTCATTCGCGGAAGTCTTCCTGATTCTTTTCTTTTAAAAGATATCAGAGCTGCTTTTATTAACGATAATTATTTTTTTCAGAAAGAACATCTTTTCAACCCCGACGCACCCTTTATTCCCGATGTGGAACGGGTGCCCCGGCGGGATGTTCTGAAGTACGGAGACGCCGTGATCCATGTGGATTATGGTATCGGTATTTACCTTGGTACCCGCTTTGCCGACGGGGATGAACAGTTAATTCTTGAGTACGACCATGAAGACCGGGTCTATCTGCCGGTAAGACACATTGACAAAATTTACCGCTTCTCGGAGGCTCACGCACATCCGCCACGTCCCGACTCCCTTAAACGGAAAACATGGGAACCTAAAAAACAGCGGGTCAAAAAAAGCGTGGTTCACATGGCGGATGAACTGCTGAAGTTGTACCGTAAAAGAGTCTCCAAACAGGGATTCGCCATGGAAGGTGAGCCGGCTTCAGAGAGTGAGTTGACCCTTTCCTTTCCCTGGTCTGAAACCCGCGATCAGGACTTTGCCATAAAAACAGTTAAAGAAGACATGGCAAAACCCGTCATTATGGATCGGTTGATCTGCGGCGATGTCGGCTTCGGAAAAACAGAAGTGGCAATCCGGGCGGCTTTCAGGGCTGTTATTTCAGGTTATCAGGTTGCCGTCCTGGTGCCCACAACCATTCTATCCATCCAGCATTACGAAACTTTTCGGGAGCGCCTTTCACCCATGGGCGTGTCTGTCGATATCCTGAATCGCTTTCGTACAGAACGGGAATTTAAAACCATTCGCGAATCCGTTGTTCAAGGCAAGACTGATATTCTTATCGGAACACACCGAATCCTTTCTAATAAATTGTTTTTTAATAATTTAGGGCTTCTTATCATAGACGAAGAACATCGCTTTGGGGTCCGGCATAAAGAGAAAATTCAATCGATAAGAGCCAACGTGGATGTTCTGGCCCTGAGCGCCACCCCAATTCCCCGAACGCTTCAGCTTTCCCTGTCCGGAATCAGGGACATTCTCCGCATTGACACACCGCCCAAGGAACGGATACCCATCTATACAAAAATCATTCACTGGGATTCGGCTCTCATCCGGCAGGTCCTCCGGGATGAACTTAAAAGGGGCGGACAAATCCTTGTGGTGGAAAACAATATTCGCGAACTGGCGGCACTTACCCGCAATCTGGAGTTGCTGGTTCCCGAGGCAAAAATCCGTTTTGCCCATGGACAATTAACCGGCAAAACCCTTGAAAACCAGCTGATTGACTTCCATCACCACAAGTATGATATCCTTGTAAGTACAACCATCATCGAATCGGGAATCGACATCCCCAATGCCAATACGCTGATTGTCATGAATGCACACCGCTTTGGCTTATCTCAGCTGTATCAACTTCGCGGGCGGGTCGGGCGTTCTTTTCGAAAAGCTTATGCGTATCTGGTCATTCCACGGCACCGACACATCAACACGGAAGCCATGCAGCGGTTAAAGGCCTTGGAATACTATACCGATCTGGGATCCGGCTATCATATTGCCTTGCGGGATCTCGAGCTGCGGGGGGCCGGAAATCTCTTTGGAACGGAACAAAGCGGACACATCGACCAAGTGGGGTACAGTTATTTCATGAAATTGCTCACAGATGAAATTGAATTGCGAACGCGGCGCAAATCTCCCCTTAAAACACAACCTGACATCTCTCTGCCCATTCGGGCTTTTCTGCCGGAGACATACATTCCTTCGGGCACAATCCGACTGGAGTTGTATCAATCCGTTGCCGCCGCTGAAAATTCAGAAGATCTTCGAATGCTTCACAAAGAGCTGACAGACCGCTTCGGCCCGCCTCCAAGGGAAGCCGTAAACCTCCTTCAACTCAGAAGTCTGTACCTTCTTGCCCGGCGCCTGGGTATAGTGGCAATTACACAACACCATAAATACACAAGTCTGGTTTTCAATCCCGACATTCCCCACGAAACACTTCAAAAGATTGCCCTCGCTATCATCCCCCATCTTAAAGATCTCAACATTTCCCACTCATTTCATACAAAGGGGAACTTTTCTGTCCGCATTTATTTGGATAATGGGAAAGAACCGGAGGTCCTGAAAATGCTGTTGGAATCGGTAACGAATAAAAATAAATTTGAGTTTTAA
- a CDS encoding peptidyl-prolyl cis-trans isomerase, producing MKNKLLWVLVSSLLITSCTEKEPSHALARVNKSYLTEENLNLIPTITGPESSLETERTLLIENWVTTELLYQEGVKRKLDKNPEVKNQLLQYQKQLVANQYLQMELGDQLSADDQEINEYYFQNREQFRVAVLTHKVNVYTFETPDGARDAYLTLLRNNPDAVQEIKKNHLINTRFVKENTVTPKIRKIFFSGRPQKISEPFSHENAYFVFEIVETFPPESYLPISEVREEIRQEIGIMKYNRAYTALIHKLRKKSHVEVLK from the coding sequence ATGAAAAATAAATTGCTCTGGGTGCTGGTTTCGAGCCTGCTGATTACCTCCTGTACTGAAAAGGAGCCGTCTCACGCACTGGCCCGGGTAAACAAATCCTACCTGACCGAAGAAAACCTGAACCTGATTCCCACCATAACAGGGCCCGAATCTTCTTTGGAAACGGAAAGAACCCTGCTGATTGAAAACTGGGTTACCACTGAACTTTTATACCAGGAAGGTGTGAAACGGAAACTGGATAAAAACCCGGAAGTGAAAAACCAGCTCCTTCAATATCAGAAACAGTTGGTTGCCAACCAATACCTTCAAATGGAACTGGGAGACCAGTTGAGCGCTGACGACCAAGAGATTAATGAATACTATTTTCAAAACCGAGAACAGTTCAGAGTGGCAGTACTTACCCATAAAGTGAATGTCTATACATTTGAAACACCGGATGGCGCCCGTGATGCTTACCTTACCCTTCTTCGCAATAATCCCGACGCCGTCCAGGAAATAAAAAAAAACCATTTGATCAATACGCGATTTGTAAAAGAGAATACTGTTACTCCCAAAATCAGAAAGATTTTCTTTTCGGGCCGACCGCAGAAAATATCGGAACCTTTTTCTCACGAAAATGCGTACTTTGTTTTTGAAATCGTTGAAACCTTTCCACCGGAGTCCTACCTTCCTATCTCGGAAGTTCGCGAAGAGATCCGCCAGGAAATCGGCATCATGAAATACAACCGGGCATACACTGCCCTTATTCATAAACTCAGGAAAAAATCACATGTTGAAGTACTTAAGTAA
- the yidD gene encoding membrane protein insertion efficiency factor YidD gives MKYLILKGIRFYQNFVSPYFAPSCRFSPTCSCYTYTAIERYGVFRGGKMALFRIFKCHPFHPGGYDPVPEKEKNSA, from the coding sequence ATGAAATATCTGATACTGAAAGGCATTCGCTTTTATCAGAATTTTGTTTCCCCATATTTTGCACCTTCCTGCCGCTTTTCTCCCACCTGTTCATGCTATACTTATACGGCAATAGAGCGGTACGGGGTTTTCAGGGGCGGCAAAATGGCTTTATTCAGAATTTTTAAATGTCATCCCTTTCATCCCGGAGGATATGATCCGGTACCGGAAAAGGAGAAAAACAGTGCTTGA
- the mnmG gene encoding tRNA uridine-5-carboxymethylaminomethyl(34) synthesis enzyme MnmG, which produces MFHVKRPLDEFDVIVVGGGHAGVEAALAAARLRKKTALVTLSLNSIARMSCNPSIGGLAKGHLVRELDVLGGEMGRAIDQTGIQFKMLNRSKGRAVWSPRAQADKRRYADYMQKTLLSTESLYIIEGEGYRLLFSGSSVRGLQLKDGRNVPGKTVILTNGTFLNGLIHIGPVQISAGRYGELPSTGLSDQLKAEGFVVKRLKTGTPSRITRRSINFSRMTPQYGDQDPEPFSYATTHFHPKDIPCYLTHTREKTHDILRSALHRSPLYAGDIRGTGPRYCPSIEDKIVRFHEKPSHQLFIEPEWEGSEQWYINGFSSSLPIDIQFKALRTVPGLEKAEFIKPGYAIEYDYFPSYQLRHSLETKDVSGLYFAGQINGTSGYEEAAVQGFMAAVNASRSLDGLEPLIFSRADAYIGVLIDDLITKETDEPYRMFTSLAEYRLILRADNADHRLYQAAQNIGIQSQEMIERFKTSVRERNHIKDFFKFNAYPKDASRPLSPTRTERYDRLIKKHLLRQEHLRALHRELFSEYQFHSLDQAFIEILYEGYVRRQEQMVKKMRLLEEKNIPEHFDYDKVKSLSNEGREKLKRFRPETLGQAGRIRGVSPSDIQILLVYLT; this is translated from the coding sequence ATGTTTCACGTGAAACGCCCTTTAGATGAATTTGACGTAATCGTGGTCGGCGGCGGTCATGCCGGTGTGGAGGCCGCTCTTGCGGCTGCCAGGCTTCGGAAAAAGACAGCCTTGGTCACCCTGTCGCTGAACAGCATTGCCCGCATGAGTTGCAATCCCTCCATTGGCGGACTGGCCAAGGGGCACCTGGTTCGTGAACTGGATGTTCTTGGCGGTGAAATGGGCCGAGCGATAGACCAGACCGGAATTCAGTTCAAAATGCTGAACCGTTCCAAGGGGCGGGCTGTGTGGTCCCCCAGAGCCCAGGCAGACAAACGCCGGTATGCCGATTATATGCAGAAAACCCTTTTAAGCACTGAAAGTCTTTACATCATCGAGGGTGAAGGCTACCGCTTGTTGTTTTCTGGCTCCTCGGTCCGCGGCCTTCAGCTCAAAGACGGTCGCAATGTCCCCGGAAAAACCGTCATTCTCACTAACGGCACTTTTTTAAACGGGCTGATTCATATCGGACCGGTGCAAATTTCTGCCGGGCGCTATGGTGAGCTCCCCTCTACAGGACTCAGTGACCAACTGAAAGCGGAAGGGTTTGTGGTAAAACGCCTTAAAACGGGAACCCCGTCCCGTATAACCCGACGCTCCATCAATTTTTCACGCATGACACCTCAGTACGGCGACCAGGATCCGGAACCCTTTTCTTATGCCACAACCCATTTTCATCCCAAAGATATCCCCTGCTACCTGACCCACACAAGAGAGAAAACCCACGATATTCTGCGGTCCGCACTTCATCGTTCCCCTCTCTATGCCGGAGATATCCGGGGAACCGGTCCACGTTACTGTCCATCCATCGAGGATAAAATCGTCCGGTTTCACGAAAAGCCCTCTCACCAGCTCTTCATTGAACCGGAATGGGAGGGCTCGGAACAGTGGTATATTAACGGCTTCAGCTCGTCCCTCCCCATAGATATTCAGTTTAAGGCTCTGAGAACCGTCCCCGGACTGGAAAAGGCGGAATTTATCAAACCCGGCTATGCCATCGAATATGATTATTTCCCATCCTATCAGCTTCGGCATTCCTTGGAAACAAAAGATGTGTCGGGCCTATATTTTGCCGGACAAATCAATGGGACAAGCGGATACGAGGAAGCGGCGGTCCAGGGGTTTATGGCGGCTGTAAATGCCAGCCGTTCGCTGGATGGACTTGAACCGTTGATTTTTTCCCGTGCTGACGCCTACATTGGTGTTCTTATTGATGATTTGATTACCAAAGAAACCGACGAACCATACCGGATGTTTACCAGTCTCGCCGAATACCGCCTTATCCTCCGGGCAGACAATGCCGACCATCGCCTGTATCAGGCTGCCCAAAATATAGGAATACAATCTCAGGAAATGATCGAACGGTTTAAAACCTCGGTACGGGAGCGAAACCACATCAAAGATTTCTTTAAATTCAATGCGTATCCCAAAGACGCGTCGCGGCCTCTCTCGCCAACCCGAACCGAACGATATGACCGCCTGATCAAAAAACACCTTCTCCGCCAGGAACATCTTCGGGCTTTACACCGGGAACTCTTTTCTGAATATCAGTTTCACAGCCTGGATCAGGCCTTCATTGAAATCCTCTATGAAGGATATGTCCGGAGACAGGAACAAATGGTGAAAAAAATGAGGCTGCTGGAAGAGAAAAATATCCCCGAACATTTCGATTACGACAAAGTTAAATCCCTTTCAAATGAGGGCCGGGAAAAACTAAAACGTTTTCGACCCGAAACCCTGGGACAAGCCGGCAGGATCCGGGGAGTATCTCCGTCAGATATTCAGATTCTCCTTGTTTATTTGACCTGA
- the yidC gene encoding membrane protein insertase YidC, whose protein sequence is MLDKNTVVAFILIALIMIFMPFYQKQFVGEREPVPEISRTEIAQNPAEGEETEFTETQILSESGDNPENKIAAETSAEEKELVISTETYFLTLSNRGGGTITQFCFKEYQNFRGNRVHLLKPGAGGNLGMEFPLSDTETLSFNDIPFYSAVFERYSNLDTLYVNRPLNLTFTLKTKENQEIVRTFTFPPDGYAFDLDVVLKNWSALAPNMIYTINWYDGFAITEKNVADDLNYSYVYSKAGEELTNLQLKEKEQSIRTDGDARWVALRSKYFLASIVAESGPGIRTEICGTRSKTERFFNARLFMRLPARNMHEDQYKIVIAPLDESYLTSLGYGHELVMNWGWKLIKPISVGILKLLKFMRKFIPNYGIVLLFFSFLIKIILYPLTHKSYESMKRMQELQPLLAELKEKHANNPQALNQETMKLYKEYGVNPLGGCLPMLFQMPLLYALFIVFRTTIELRGASFIWWIKDLSTPDVIFTLPFSIPLYGDGVAVLPIVMALTMILQQKMTGASQANQQQKIMMWFMPIFFLLIFNNFPSGLNLYYTVFNLLTILQQKLFINPSVHAKLAEQREKMNARQKKTKKKKK, encoded by the coding sequence GTGCTTGACAAAAATACGGTGGTCGCTTTTATTCTCATCGCTTTAATTATGATTTTTATGCCTTTTTATCAAAAGCAATTTGTCGGAGAACGGGAACCTGTTCCCGAGATATCCCGGACGGAAATCGCTCAGAATCCGGCAGAGGGCGAAGAGACTGAATTTACAGAAACCCAAATCCTGTCGGAGTCCGGTGACAATCCGGAAAACAAGATAGCGGCAGAAACAAGCGCCGAGGAAAAAGAGCTGGTAATTTCTACAGAAACTTATTTTTTAACCCTTTCAAACCGGGGAGGCGGAACCATCACCCAGTTCTGCTTTAAAGAATACCAGAACTTCCGTGGAAACCGGGTTCATCTTTTAAAGCCCGGGGCCGGTGGAAATCTGGGGATGGAATTTCCCCTATCCGACACGGAAACCCTTTCATTTAATGATATCCCTTTCTACTCGGCCGTCTTTGAACGGTATTCTAACCTGGACACCCTTTATGTTAACCGGCCCTTGAACCTCACATTTACATTAAAAACGAAAGAAAACCAGGAAATTGTTCGCACTTTTACCTTTCCCCCGGATGGTTATGCTTTTGACCTTGATGTCGTTTTAAAGAATTGGAGCGCCCTTGCCCCCAATATGATATATACCATAAACTGGTATGACGGCTTTGCCATTACCGAGAAAAATGTAGCCGACGATTTAAATTATTCTTACGTCTACAGCAAGGCTGGTGAAGAATTAACCAACCTTCAATTAAAGGAAAAAGAACAAAGTATCAGAACGGACGGGGATGCCCGATGGGTTGCCCTGCGGTCTAAATATTTTCTGGCATCTATTGTTGCCGAATCCGGGCCAGGCATTCGGACAGAAATTTGTGGGACGCGAAGCAAAACAGAGCGTTTTTTCAATGCCCGCCTTTTCATGCGCCTGCCCGCAAGGAATATGCATGAAGATCAATACAAGATTGTGATTGCACCACTGGACGAAAGTTATCTTACATCTCTCGGATACGGCCATGAGCTTGTGATGAACTGGGGATGGAAACTCATCAAACCCATCTCTGTGGGAATCCTAAAACTTCTTAAATTCATGCGAAAATTCATTCCGAATTATGGTATAGTACTTTTGTTTTTTTCTTTCCTGATAAAAATCATCCTCTACCCATTGACCCATAAAAGCTACGAATCCATGAAGCGAATGCAGGAGCTTCAGCCCTTGTTGGCCGAATTGAAGGAAAAACACGCCAACAACCCTCAGGCTCTGAACCAGGAAACGATGAAACTATACAAGGAATATGGCGTGAATCCTCTTGGCGGATGTCTTCCCATGCTTTTCCAGATGCCGTTGCTCTACGCCTTGTTCATCGTCTTCCGCACAACCATTGAGCTTCGGGGGGCTTCTTTTATCTGGTGGATCAAAGATTTAAGCACACCAGATGTTATCTTTACTTTGCCTTTTTCAATACCACTCTATGGAGACGGAGTTGCTGTTCTTCCGATCGTTATGGCTCTGACAATGATTCTCCAGCAAAAAATGACCGGGGCGAGCCAGGCCAACCAGCAGCAGAAAATCATGATGTGGTTTATGCCCATTTTCTTTCTGTTGATTTTTAACAATTTTCCCTCCGGTCTGAATTTGTACTACACTGTTTTTAATTTGCTGACTATTCTCCAGCAGAAACTCTTCATCAATCCCTCGGTTCATGCGAAACTGGCGGAACAGCGGGAGAAAATGAACGCCAGACAGAAAAAGACAAAAAAGAAAAAGAAATAG
- the mnmE gene encoding tRNA uridine-5-carboxymethylaminomethyl(34) synthesis GTPase MnmE, whose product MAGYEGTIAALSTPEGVGGIAVVRVSGPDALNILKPCLSRTPGEPLRATHTTFTNPKDKNFIDDVIVTYFKSPRSYTGEDLVEISCHGGRIIPGLILEVLYAQGARPALPGEFTRRAFINGKMDLAQAEAVADMIHAETEKSLKSARVLLKGRLSRELEEISFLLLDAASLLEIGLDFSDQDIETIDPEEIRDRIGRGLKHIGALIASYQTGRILHDGARIPIIGKPNAGKSSLLNAILKEERVITSDIPGTTRDYIEERINHSGYLLRLFDTAGLRDTRDFIELAGLEKTKKLMKDADLILMITEFPEEVPDIAAYLKTMDTPGLIVLNKIDRVPEKKVREALSHSTPNLPVIAVSALKDIHITVLMDRILDLLKTHYVLNTESVMISHLRHQNHLKRARKALLNAQKALEDNLPPEFIAMDIRDAMSALDDITGKTTSPEILNHIFSRFCIGK is encoded by the coding sequence ATGGCGGGGTATGAAGGAACAATTGCCGCACTTTCAACACCGGAAGGCGTCGGCGGCATTGCAGTTGTCCGTGTGTCCGGACCGGATGCCCTGAACATCCTAAAACCCTGTTTGTCCCGAACACCGGGGGAACCCTTACGTGCCACCCATACGACCTTTACCAATCCGAAAGACAAGAATTTCATAGATGATGTAATTGTCACATATTTCAAATCCCCCCGTTCCTATACGGGCGAAGATCTTGTTGAAATCTCGTGCCATGGCGGACGGATTATCCCGGGTCTTATTCTGGAAGTTCTTTATGCACAGGGTGCCCGTCCTGCACTGCCTGGCGAATTTACGCGTCGTGCATTTATTAACGGAAAAATGGATCTCGCCCAGGCGGAAGCTGTGGCCGATATGATTCACGCAGAAACGGAAAAGAGCCTGAAATCGGCGCGCGTCCTTCTTAAGGGCCGCTTATCCCGGGAGCTGGAAGAGATTAGTTTTCTTCTTTTAGATGCCGCCTCGCTACTGGAAATCGGCCTGGATTTCAGTGACCAGGACATTGAAACCATTGACCCGGAAGAAATTCGTGACCGGATTGGGCGGGGACTGAAACACATTGGGGCTCTGATTGCCAGTTATCAGACGGGCCGCATTTTACATGACGGGGCTCGTATCCCCATTATTGGGAAGCCTAATGCCGGTAAATCAAGTTTACTCAATGCCATTCTCAAAGAAGAACGGGTTATAACATCCGATATTCCGGGGACAACCCGGGATTACATAGAAGAGCGAATAAACCATTCGGGATATCTGCTTCGGCTCTTTGATACGGCCGGTTTGCGGGACACCCGGGATTTCATAGAGCTTGCGGGGCTTGAAAAAACCAAAAAATTGATGAAAGACGCCGACCTGATTCTTATGATCACCGAATTCCCGGAAGAGGTTCCGGATATAGCAGCCTATCTTAAAACTATGGACACTCCGGGGCTCATCGTCCTGAATAAAATCGACCGGGTGCCTGAAAAAAAGGTCCGGGAAGCCTTATCTCATTCAACGCCGAACCTGCCGGTCATTGCCGTCAGTGCCTTAAAAGACATCCACATTACGGTTCTCATGGACCGAATCCTGGATCTTCTGAAAACGCATTATGTCCTTAACACAGAATCCGTTATGATATCACATTTACGGCATCAGAATCATTTAAAAAGGGCCCGGAAAGCACTTTTAAATGCCCAAAAGGCCCTTGAAGACAATCTGCCCCCTGAATTTATCGCCATGGATATACGGGATGCCATGAGTGCCCTTGATGACATTACAGGTAAAACAACTTCGCCAGAGATATTGAATCACATTTTCAGCCGTTTTTGTATTGGAAAATAA
- a CDS encoding peptidylprolyl isomerase: MKHRLFLFFLILLLMVTSCEKKFDDQTIAYVDGEKYTLDELADYYSADYLRSVSANVVKERVNDYINMILATKYLKETGRFDDYRLKYKIQVKKAREYAQALYDHEVFKQLVDDETYDELYNRIKAQKLTCHILITYKNPQNPETKRTDKEAFVLINQIRRRVNPENFESLATEYSEDPATRNKGGNLGWIKAGQMIAVFDSALFATKTGQISPPFKTSYGYHIIYPKQERSLAVKSREEEMPRLKILARKLWPERFIERQREYIDSLTQENPITFYPEAIESFYTVFDSMMSQKGNVFKTLLDMPDTFLLAEYPGVKVDKNWVVDYMAFFLDHEKIPRFKSAEDLTDFVQDNHILDLLVRTGSRLDVVKNEDFQRKINRYILRTAHAYYYSVVIYEDLEPTDEDLARYYVRHKSNYMMPERVHVQEILVSDSTLAREIHKKLKAGTDFAGLAEKYTERPVGKRNRGLLDPFYKGQYGEMGRKAFEMKPGELSEPIPLKDKRYSIIQVIEFYPEAPMAYDQIKKKVVQDYIRDKRAEAKENAFKTLYEKYDVQINPLYEK, translated from the coding sequence ATGAAACATCGGTTATTTCTGTTTTTTCTCATACTGCTCTTGATGGTAACATCCTGTGAAAAAAAATTTGATGATCAAACCATTGCCTATGTGGATGGTGAAAAATATACCCTGGATGAATTGGCAGATTACTATTCCGCCGACTACCTCAGGAGCGTCTCGGCCAACGTGGTGAAAGAGCGGGTCAACGATTATATCAACATGATCCTGGCAACAAAGTACCTTAAGGAAACGGGGCGCTTTGACGATTACCGGTTGAAATACAAAATCCAGGTTAAAAAAGCCCGTGAATACGCCCAGGCCTTGTATGACCACGAGGTGTTTAAACAGCTGGTCGATGATGAAACCTATGATGAATTGTACAACCGTATAAAAGCCCAAAAATTAACCTGCCATATTCTCATAACTTACAAGAATCCCCAAAATCCGGAGACTAAAAGAACGGACAAAGAGGCCTTTGTGCTTATTAATCAGATCCGCCGGCGGGTCAATCCGGAAAATTTTGAATCCCTGGCGACAGAATATTCCGAAGACCCGGCCACTCGAAACAAGGGCGGTAACCTGGGATGGATCAAGGCCGGTCAGATGATTGCTGTCTTCGACAGTGCTCTGTTTGCAACAAAAACCGGCCAGATCAGTCCACCTTTCAAAACATCCTATGGATACCATATCATCTACCCGAAACAGGAGCGTTCCCTTGCCGTCAAATCCCGCGAAGAAGAAATGCCGCGCCTGAAAATTTTAGCCCGGAAATTATGGCCGGAACGATTTATCGAACGACAACGGGAATACATCGATTCACTGACACAAGAAAATCCCATCACGTTTTACCCTGAAGCAATAGAATCTTTTTACACTGTCTTTGATTCCATGATGTCTCAAAAAGGAAATGTCTTTAAAACACTGCTTGATATGCCCGACACTTTCCTCCTTGCCGAATACCCCGGCGTGAAGGTCGACAAAAACTGGGTTGTGGATTATATGGCCTTTTTTCTAGACCATGAAAAAATCCCACGCTTTAAATCGGCAGAAGATCTGACGGATTTCGTTCAGGATAACCATATTCTCGACCTGCTTGTCCGCACCGGGTCCAGATTGGATGTGGTGAAAAACGAAGACTTTCAAAGAAAAATCAATCGCTATATCCTCCGGACAGCACATGCATATTACTATAGTGTGGTTATTTACGAAGATCTGGAGCCAACGGATGAAGACCTTGCCCGGTATTATGTCCGGCACAAATCAAACTATATGATGCCGGAACGAGTGCACGTTCAGGAAATTCTTGTTTCAGACAGCACCCTTGCCCGTGAAATCCACAAAAAATTAAAAGCGGGGACCGATTTTGCCGGCCTTGCGGAAAAATACACCGAACGCCCTGTCGGGAAACGGAACCGGGGCTTACTGGATCCCTTTTACAAGGGACAATATGGTGAAATGGGCCGAAAGGCCTTTGAGATGAAGCCGGGAGAACTTTCGGAGCCCATACCCCTTAAAGATAAACGGTATTCCATCATTCAGGTAATTGAATTTTATCCTGAGGCCCCCATGGCCTACGACCAGATAAAAAAGAAAGTCGTTCAGGACTATATCCGGGACAAGCGGGCCGAGGCCAAAGAGAATGCCTTTAAAACCCTTTATGAAAAATATGATGTACAAATCAATCCTCTGTATGAAAAATAA